A single Corynebacterium resistens DSM 45100 DNA region contains:
- a CDS encoding trypsin-like peptidase domain-containing protein, with translation MTTNNPGENDYGQVQWDQDRGPIEGRSPQQQQVSPSYGAATQPTQGPANPHHFSSNGPAPAATMPSGQMPPGALSNQYPNQMPSGNGVQPPNGNGSMPAQPGVPSVPRQPKRWSTPSLVAMVLAGALVAGATTAVVGNELNGNGVNSRSVTSFDQEKATSDTKKTSGRPPAEGSVEEVASKVLPSVVSIQVQTADSGADGSGSIISNDGLIVTNNHVVSGAEKGGAKIAVQLHDGRVLRAEVVATDPTTDVAVIKAQGANDLQPIKFGDSNKLNVGQEVVAIGSPLGLSSTVTRGIVSAKNRPVQAGGEKGGEASLIDAIQTDAAINPGNSGGALVNMNGELVGIPSVIASLGGSEGQQSGSIGLGFAIPVNQAQDIAKQLIEKKKVDHPAIGAQVNTGRNSTTQGAEIVKVEKNSPADKAGLKSGDVVVKVDDRLVEGGVGLIAAIRSHRVGDKVTLTVLRDGKEPEQKVEVTLGSR, from the coding sequence ATGACGACTAACAACCCCGGTGAAAATGATTACGGCCAGGTCCAATGGGATCAGGATCGTGGCCCAATCGAAGGGCGGTCGCCTCAACAGCAGCAAGTGTCACCCTCCTATGGGGCGGCCACTCAGCCCACCCAAGGTCCCGCTAACCCGCATCACTTTAGTTCCAATGGACCAGCTCCGGCGGCAACGATGCCTTCTGGTCAGATGCCGCCCGGGGCGCTCTCGAACCAATACCCCAATCAAATGCCGAGCGGGAATGGAGTGCAGCCACCAAATGGGAACGGCTCGATGCCTGCGCAACCGGGCGTGCCTTCGGTGCCGCGCCAACCCAAGCGTTGGTCCACTCCCAGCTTGGTTGCGATGGTACTAGCTGGAGCTTTGGTAGCTGGGGCAACCACGGCAGTGGTGGGTAACGAGCTGAACGGAAACGGCGTTAATTCGCGCTCAGTAACCTCATTTGATCAAGAAAAAGCCACGAGCGATACCAAAAAGACGAGCGGGCGCCCACCAGCGGAAGGCAGTGTGGAGGAAGTAGCTTCCAAGGTTCTGCCGAGCGTAGTTTCGATTCAAGTGCAGACTGCCGATTCCGGGGCAGACGGTTCCGGTTCCATCATCAGCAATGATGGGTTGATTGTTACCAATAACCACGTTGTTTCCGGGGCAGAAAAGGGTGGCGCCAAGATTGCAGTCCAACTGCACGACGGCCGTGTGCTTCGAGCGGAGGTGGTGGCAACAGATCCGACCACGGATGTGGCTGTGATCAAGGCTCAGGGAGCCAATGACCTGCAACCGATTAAGTTTGGCGATTCCAACAAGCTGAATGTGGGGCAAGAGGTTGTCGCGATTGGTTCACCACTGGGTTTGTCTTCGACAGTGACTCGCGGAATCGTTTCGGCTAAGAACCGTCCGGTCCAGGCTGGCGGCGAAAAAGGTGGCGAGGCGTCACTAATCGACGCAATTCAGACCGATGCCGCGATTAACCCGGGAAATTCCGGTGGCGCGTTGGTGAACATGAATGGTGAGCTGGTCGGTATTCCATCCGTCATTGCCTCACTTGGCGGAAGTGAAGGGCAACAGTCTGGTTCGATTGGGCTTGGTTTCGCTATCCCGGTTAATCAAGCGCAGGATATCGCCAAGCAGTTGATTGAAAAGAAGAAAGTCGATCATCCGGCCATCGGTGCGCAAGTCAACACCGGACGAAACTCCACAACTCAAGGCGCGGAAATTGTGAAGGTCGAAAAGAATAGCCCGGCTGACAAAGCTGGCCTGAAGTCAGGCGATGTGGTGGTCAAGGTCGATGATCGTCTCGTCGAAGGAGGCGTGGGCTTGATTGCGGCTATCCGTTCCCATCGCGTGGGGGACAAGGTTACATTGACCGTGCTGCGCGATGGCAAGGAACCCGAGCAGAAGGTGGAAGTCACACTAGGATCTCGGTAA
- a CDS encoding sensor histidine kinase, with amino-acid sequence MRSRLSALVALTVLVTIVVITFTAYKSVSQVLYTELDKNLQSRAQAALDQSQQPFPDDFDASGKYIPRFHEISSNSRIMIIPPSDTGQSTPVREFEPVLRSKQISVARGEEPFNFDTTDRERLFAVRAGDGRVIVVARDLAFVKQTLNALELVLIFVGVSGALGAIILSVAIVNAGLQPIGRLRRAADHVTETGELRKIPVYSHDELSSLTKSFNDMMSALDDAQTKQRNLVADASHELKTPLTSMRTNIELLMQASKNKHTISDQDRNDIERDVIAQIEEMSSLIGDLVELAREETHEVPLTIVDVTGILQGCIGRVQRRRPDVKFELRPTTWTMEGDSFGLNRALLNLLDNAAKWSPSNGTVRIDMVPGDRELELRVSDSGPGIPVEERERVFDRFYRSIASRSMPGSGLGLSIVKHMVERHGGSIRADESDDGGTMMVVRLPGDPVMVVDEGRRKE; translated from the coding sequence TTGCGTTCCCGTTTGTCGGCACTCGTTGCATTGACGGTGCTCGTCACCATCGTGGTTATCACCTTTACGGCATATAAGTCGGTAAGCCAAGTGCTGTACACGGAGTTAGATAAGAACTTACAAAGCCGCGCGCAAGCGGCTCTGGATCAATCGCAACAGCCTTTTCCTGATGATTTTGATGCCAGCGGAAAATATATCCCCCGCTTTCATGAAATCTCGAGTAACTCGCGAATAATGATTATTCCCCCCAGCGATACTGGGCAATCTACCCCTGTGCGGGAGTTTGAGCCCGTTCTGCGATCTAAACAAATCTCAGTGGCTCGGGGGGAGGAGCCGTTCAACTTTGATACCACCGATCGTGAACGGTTATTTGCAGTGCGGGCAGGAGACGGCCGTGTCATCGTGGTGGCACGGGATTTAGCCTTTGTGAAACAAACCCTCAACGCATTGGAACTTGTGTTGATCTTCGTTGGTGTTTCTGGCGCACTGGGAGCGATTATCCTGAGCGTTGCAATTGTCAATGCGGGGTTGCAGCCCATCGGACGATTGCGCAGGGCAGCTGACCACGTAACGGAAACGGGAGAGCTGCGGAAGATTCCGGTTTATAGTCACGACGAGCTGAGCTCGTTGACGAAATCTTTCAATGACATGATGAGCGCACTCGATGATGCTCAGACAAAGCAACGAAATCTGGTCGCTGATGCATCACACGAACTGAAGACTCCGCTTACATCGATGCGCACTAACATCGAATTGCTAATGCAAGCATCGAAGAACAAACACACCATCAGCGATCAGGATCGCAACGACATCGAGCGCGATGTCATCGCGCAAATTGAAGAAATGAGTTCGCTCATCGGGGACCTCGTGGAATTGGCTCGAGAGGAAACCCATGAGGTTCCACTGACGATCGTTGACGTCACTGGGATCCTTCAAGGGTGTATTGGGCGTGTACAGCGCCGTCGCCCCGATGTGAAGTTTGAGCTGCGCCCTACGACCTGGACGATGGAAGGGGATAGTTTCGGTCTCAACCGCGCGCTCCTTAACTTGTTGGATAACGCTGCAAAGTGGTCACCCTCCAATGGCACGGTGCGGATTGACATGGTTCCCGGCGACCGGGAACTGGAATTGCGGGTCTCCGATAGCGGTCCCGGAATTCCAGTGGAAGAGCGCGAGCGAGTATTTGACCGCTTCTACCGATCCATCGCGTCTCGTTCGATGCCGGGGTCTGGGCTAGGGCTTTCCATTGTGAAGCACATGGTGGAACGACATGGTGGTTCCATTCGAGCCGACGAAAGTGATGATGGGGGCACGATGATGGTTGTCCGTTTGCCTGGGGACCCCGTAATGGTGGTTGATGAGGGGCGTCGAAAAGAATAG